In a single window of the Acidimicrobiales bacterium genome:
- a CDS encoding RNA polymerase sigma factor encodes MDRFDGEFDAVLAAAVVGAPWALERIFTTLSPIVAGYLRMQGAHEPEDLTSEVFVAVLRKVATFRGDEAGFRSWVFTIAHRRLIDERRRAVRHSLVTAMGDDYDAPAPDDVAETAIQSLAVERVRELCDRLVPDQRDVLLLRLVGRLTVDEVAATIGKTPGAVKALQRRGFRAVGRILEREGVPL; translated from the coding sequence ATGGACAGGTTCGACGGTGAGTTCGACGCAGTTCTGGCGGCAGCTGTCGTCGGCGCGCCCTGGGCGCTGGAGCGGATCTTCACCACGCTGAGCCCGATCGTCGCCGGCTACCTGCGCATGCAGGGGGCCCACGAGCCCGAGGACCTCACCAGCGAGGTCTTCGTGGCGGTGCTGCGCAAGGTCGCCACGTTCCGCGGCGACGAGGCCGGCTTCCGCTCGTGGGTGTTCACGATCGCCCACCGGCGGCTGATCGACGAGCGCCGGCGGGCCGTGCGGCACTCGCTGGTCACGGCGATGGGCGACGACTACGACGCCCCCGCCCCCGACGACGTCGCCGAGACGGCCATCCAGTCGCTGGCGGTGGAGCGGGTCCGCGAGCTGTGCGACCGGCTCGTCCCCGACCAGCGCGACGTGCTGCTCCTCCGGCTGGTGGGGCGGCTCACCGTCGACGAGGTGGCGGCCACGATCGGCAAGACCCCCGGGGCGGTGAAGGCCCTGCAGCGGCGGGGCTTCCGGGCGGTCGGCCGCATCCTCGAACGGGAAGGCGTACCCCTGTGA